In one Natronosalvus amylolyticus genomic region, the following are encoded:
- the hjc gene encoding Holliday junction resolvase Hjc, with protein MSQAKGDRRERELVNALDEAGFAVMRAPASGSATERELPDVLAGDGETFYAIEAKSSAGNPIYLTGEEVEALIYFAQNFGAKPRIGVRFDREDWYFFHPGDLHVTDGGNYRVKKETAIAEGTDFEEFVGISKKVTLEEIGDEDPGPDPEIVRILQAVEQGVMDVEEAAEMLE; from the coding sequence ATGTCTCAGGCGAAGGGTGACCGTCGGGAGCGCGAACTCGTCAACGCGCTCGACGAAGCCGGATTTGCCGTCATGCGAGCGCCCGCCAGCGGGTCGGCGACCGAACGCGAACTGCCCGACGTGCTCGCCGGCGACGGCGAGACGTTCTATGCGATCGAAGCCAAATCCAGCGCTGGGAACCCGATCTATCTCACCGGCGAAGAGGTCGAAGCGCTCATCTACTTCGCCCAGAACTTCGGCGCGAAACCCCGAATCGGGGTCCGGTTCGACCGCGAGGACTGGTACTTTTTCCATCCCGGCGACCTCCACGTGACCGACGGCGGGAACTACCGCGTCAAAAAGGAAACGGCAATCGCCGAGGGAACCGACTTCGAAGAGTTCGTCGGTATTTCGAAAAAAGTCACCCTCGAGGAAATCGGCGACGAGGACCCGGGTCCGGACCCCGAAATCGTGCGGATTCTGCAGGCCGTCGAGCAGGGCGTGATGGACGTCGAGGAAGCCGCCGAAATGCTCGAGTAG
- a CDS encoding DJ-1/PfpI family protein, with translation MDTTVAEIVLFDGFDELDAIGPFEVFKNGARAGADLETRLVTLEPTETVTASHGLRVEPDGVLDEPDLLVVPGGGWTSADGGVRRVVNEGRLADAVAAHHERGGTLAAVCTGAMVLATAGVLEGRPAITHQVALEDLADYADVTDARVVDDGDILTAGGVTSGIDLALWYLERAFGESVATAVATEIEHERHESIVRPS, from the coding sequence ATGGACACGACGGTCGCAGAAATCGTACTGTTCGACGGCTTCGACGAACTCGACGCGATCGGCCCGTTCGAGGTCTTCAAAAACGGCGCTCGAGCGGGGGCTGACCTCGAAACCCGGTTGGTAACCCTCGAGCCGACCGAGACGGTGACGGCGAGTCACGGCCTGCGAGTCGAACCGGACGGCGTGCTCGACGAACCGGACCTGCTGGTCGTTCCCGGCGGCGGCTGGACGAGCGCGGACGGCGGCGTTCGACGGGTCGTCAACGAGGGTCGACTGGCCGACGCCGTCGCTGCCCACCACGAACGCGGTGGGACGCTCGCGGCGGTCTGTACGGGGGCGATGGTGCTCGCTACTGCGGGCGTGCTCGAGGGACGGCCGGCGATCACCCATCAGGTCGCCCTGGAGGACCTGGCCGATTACGCCGACGTGACCGACGCGCGGGTCGTCGATGACGGAGACATCCTCACTGCGGGCGGGGTCACCTCGGGGATCGACCTGGCGCTGTGGTACCTCGAGCGAGCGTTCGGCGAGTCGGTGGCGACCGCGGTGGCGACGGAGATCGAACACGAGCGACACGAATCGATCGTTCGACCGTCGTGA